One bacterium genomic region harbors:
- the priA gene encoding primosomal protein N' translates to MYAKIALRIPKEGLYTYRIPEELETSCEIGKRVLVPLRNREVVGWLIERRETPDYAKRIKDIISILDDEPLISSSLIELCGWISSYYLASFGDALSLLIPKGKIKRYPLEEKAEEILCVKPAFTPNKEQEYAISRMCRSIKARKFDTSLLYGVTGSGKTEVYLQVIEKAIEDGGSAIVLVPEISLTPQIINRFKERFGVRSAILHSRLTGKQRLIEWQRIRMGDASIVVGARSALFAPTRNLRLIIVDEEQSTSYKQESNPRYNARDLAIMRAKIENCVCILGSATPSLESFYNAQSKYTLLHLPNRIEKRPLPLVEIVDMRGEKKETIFSRRLKDAIFYTLEEKGQIILLLNRRGYSNFLQCYDCGFIPGCVNCDITLTFHSQDKSLKCHYCGYKRGAYNLCPKCKGSRLKFPGFGTQRIEAELKGMFPYARILRMDIDTTKKRGSHEEILKKFEAGSVDILLGTQMISKGLDFPNVLLVG, encoded by the coding sequence ATGTATGCCAAAATTGCCTTAAGAATTCCAAAGGAAGGCTTATACACCTATCGCATCCCAGAAGAATTAGAAACATCTTGTGAAATTGGAAAGAGGGTGCTTGTTCCCTTAAGGAATAGGGAGGTGGTCGGATGGCTCATTGAAAGAAGAGAAACCCCAGATTATGCAAAAAGGATAAAGGATATAATTAGCATTCTTGATGACGAGCCTCTCATTTCTTCCTCCCTGATTGAGCTTTGTGGCTGGATTTCTTCATACTACCTCGCCTCTTTTGGCGATGCCCTATCTTTGCTTATTCCCAAGGGTAAAATAAAAAGGTATCCCTTGGAAGAAAAAGCCGAAGAAATTCTTTGTGTAAAACCAGCCTTTACCCCAAACAAAGAGCAAGAATATGCCATATCAAGGATGTGCAGGTCAATTAAGGCAAGAAAATTTGATACATCCCTTTTATATGGGGTAACCGGAAGTGGAAAGACCGAGGTCTATCTTCAGGTGATAGAAAAGGCAATTGAAGATGGCGGCTCTGCTATCGTTCTTGTTCCTGAAATTTCCCTTACACCGCAGATAATAAACAGGTTCAAAGAGAGATTTGGAGTTCGCTCTGCCATCCTCCATTCAAGGCTTACGGGAAAACAGAGGCTTATTGAGTGGCAAAGGATAAGAATGGGGGATGCCTCTATTGTGGTTGGGGCAAGGAGCGCCCTATTTGCTCCGACAAGGAATTTAAGACTCATTATTGTAGATGAGGAGCAATCAACCTCATACAAGCAGGAAAGCAATCCGAGATACAATGCAAGGGATTTGGCGATTATGAGGGCAAAGATAGAAAATTGCGTGTGTATTTTAGGAAGTGCAACCCCCTCATTAGAATCTTTCTATAATGCCCAAAGCAAGTATACCCTCCTTCATTTGCCAAACAGGATTGAAAAAAGGCCCCTTCCTCTGGTTGAGATTGTGGATATGCGAGGCGAAAAAAAGGAGACAATATTTAGCAGACGGCTTAAGGATGCCATTTTTTATACCTTAGAGGAAAAGGGGCAAATTATCCTTTTGCTTAATAGAAGGGGCTATTCAAACTTCCTTCAATGCTATGATTGCGGTTTTATCCCAGGGTGTGTAAATTGTGATATTACCTTAACCTTTCATTCACAGGACAAAAGCCTTAAATGCCATTATTGTGGATATAAAAGAGGTGCCTATAATCTTTGCCCAAAATGCAAGGGCTCTCGGCTTAAATTCCCTGGTTTTGGAACCCAAAGGATAGAGGCTGAGCTTAAAGGTATGTTTCCATATGCTAGAATCTTAAGGATGGACATAGACACGACAAAGAAAAGGG